One Rhododendron vialii isolate Sample 1 chromosome 2a, ASM3025357v1 genomic region harbors:
- the LOC131310303 gene encoding pentatricopeptide repeat-containing protein At4g14850: MPFLTPAAAASLIESAVSTHSPLLGRSTHAQILKTLSTIPPFLSNHLIHMYSKLDLPNSAHLLLRLTSNRSVVTWTSLISGAVRNGHFSLSLSHFSSMCRDGVNPNDFTFPVAFKASGCLRLPVAGQQLHGLAIKDGQMVDAFVGCSAFDMYCKTGLRDDACKVFDEMPHRNLATWNACISNYVLDGRPGSAVSMFIEFRRNGGGGDAITFCAFLNACSDAEDLKLGRQLHGFVIQYGYEADVSVANGLIDFYGKCHEMGCFEVVFGGMSSRNDVSWSSMVAAYEQNDEQEEACLVFVKARTEGIEPTDYMVSSVLSACAGLAGLELGRSVHALAAKACVEKNVFVGSALVDMYGKCGSLEDCETAFHEMGERNSVTWNALLGGYAHQGHADMALALFQEMTCGIHEVGPNYVTLVCVLSACSRAGEVKMGMEIFESMRGRYGIEPGIEHYACVVDILARAGKVEEAYEFIRRMPVRPNVSVWGALLGACRVYGKPELGRVAAENLFELDPHDSGNHVLLSNMFAASGRWEDANLVRKEMKDVGIKKGVGCSWISVKNLVHVFQAKDTSHEMNSEIQKMLTKLKKDMKSAGYVPDTKQALYDLEEEEKETEVWYHSEKIALAFGLIALPPGIPIRITKNLRVCVDCHSAIKFISGIVGREIILRDNNRFHRFRDNQCSCRDYW, from the exons ATGCCCTTCCTAAcccccgccgccgccgcctcccTCATCGAGTCCGCCGTGTCAACTCACTCCCCCCTCCTCGGCCGCTCCACCCACGCCCAAATCCTCAAAACCCTCTCCACCATTCCTCCCTTCCTCTCCAACCACCTCATCCACATGTACTCCAAACTCGACCTACCCAACTCAGCCCACCTCCTCCTCCGACTCACCTCGAATCGCTCCGTCGTCACCTGGACCTCCCTGATCTCCGGCGCTGTCCGTAACGGCCACTTCTCCCTCTCCCTATCCCACTTCTCCAGCATGTGCCGCGACGGCGTAAACCCTAACGACTTCACCTTCCCTGTCGCTTTTAAAGCCTCCGGTTGTCTCCGGTTGCCGGTTGCCGGGCAACAGCTTCATGGGTTGGCAATTAAAGACGGGCAAATGGTAGATGCGTTTGTTGGGTGCAGTGCCTTTGATATGTACTGTAAGACGGGGCTTAGAGATGATGCTTGTAAGGTGTTCGATGAAATGCCGCACAGAAATCTTGCGACGTGGAATGCGTGTATTTCGAATTATGTGCTTGACGGGCGGCCTGGTAGTGCTGTGTCTATGTTTATTGAGTTTCGGCGAAATGGTGGAGGGGGTGACGCGATTACGTTTTGCGCATTTCTCAATGCGTGCTCAGATGCTGAGGATTTGAAACTGGGGAGACAGTTACATGGGTTTGTGATTCAGTACGGGTACGAGGCAGATGTCTCGGTTGCAAATGGGTTGATTGATTTTTATGGGAAATGTCACGAGATGGGTTGCTTTGAGGTTGTTTTTGGTGGGATGAGTAGTCGGAATGATGTTTCGTGGAGTTCGATGGTGGCTGCTTATGAGCAGAATGATGAGCAAGAGGAGGCTTGTTTGGTGTTCGTGAAGGCAAGGACAGAAGGCATTGAGCCAACGGATTATATGGTTTCTAGTGTTTTGAGCGCTTGTGCTGGCCTTGCAGGGCTCGAATTGGGCAGGTCAGTCCATGCGCTTGCTGCAAAAGCGTGCGTAGAAAAGAATGTGTTCGTTGGTAGTGCACTTGTTGACATGTATGGGAAATGTGGAAGCTTAGAGGATTGTGAGACAGCGTTTCATGAGATGGGTGAGAGAAATTCGGTGACCTGGAATGCGTTGCTAGGTGGGTATGCACACCAAGGTCATGCGGATATGGCTCTGGCATTGTTCCAAGAAATGACATGTGGAATCCATGAGGTGGGGCCCAATTATGTGACCCTTGTGTGTGTATTATCGGCATGTAGTAGGGCCGGGGAAGTGAAAATGGGAATGGAGATATTTGAGTCGATGAGAGGAAGGTATGGGATTGAACCGGGTATTGAGCACTATGCATGTGTTGTGGACATACTTGCGCGAGCAGGGAAGGTGGAGGAAGCCTATGAGTTTATAAGGAGAATGCCTGTTCGTCCAAATGTTTCGGTCTGGGGGGCACTTCTTGGGGCTTGTAGAGTTTATGGGAAACCAGAACTGGGGAGGGTTGCAGCTGAAAACTTGTTTGAACTTGATCCACATGACTCTGGCAACCATGTATTGCTTTCGAACATGTTTGCAGCTTCTGGCAG GTGGGAAGATGCTAACCTTGTGAGGAAGGAAATGAAGGATGTTGGAATAAAGAAGGGCGTGGGCTGCAGTTGGATATCTGTGAAAAACTTGGTCCATGTGTTCCAAGCAAAAGACACCTCTCATGAAATGAACTCAGAAATCCAGAAAATGCTTACTAAGCTGAAGAAGGATATGAAGTCAGCTGGCTACGTACCCGACACCAAACAAGCCCTCTATGATttagaagaggaagagaaagaaacagAAGTTTGGTACCATAGTGAGAAGATAGCCCTTGCATTCGGCCTAATTGCTTTACCTCCTGGAATCCCTATACGGATAACGAAAAATCTTAGGGTTTGTGTCGATTGCCATAGCGCAATTAAGTTCATCTCAGGCATTGTTGGCAGAGAAATTATTCTAAGAGACAATAACCGGTTTCATCGGTTTAGAGATAATCAATGCTCTTGTAGAGATTATTGGTGA
- the LOC131310448 gene encoding uncharacterized protein LOC131310448 isoform X1: MESSVKPKADSLLLEGITMLLSRWNGLQTAIQNQWGGHDSLLKSKQLASEILSWFSQSKGQQPHAEDLENLLHESLLLSFNTDIEDGSIEEVAEQLMILHEEYLQGIH, translated from the exons ATGGAATCATCAGTTAAGCCAAAGGCCGACTCTCTTCTCCTCGAGGGAATCACGATGCTCCTGTCCCGATGGAACGGGCTTCAAACGGCGATCCAGAACCAGTGGGGCGGCCACGATTCCCTCTTGAAATCGAAGCAGCTCGCTTCCGAGATCCTCTCTTGGTTTTCTCAATCCAAAGGTC AGCAACCTCATGCAGAAGATTTGGAGAATTTGCTGCATGAAAGCTTGTTACTTTCTTTCAACACAGACATTGAAGATGGCAGCATTGAGGAA GTCGCGGAGCAATTGATGATTCTGCATGAAGAATACTTGCAAGGGATACATTAA
- the LOC131310448 gene encoding uncharacterized protein LOC131310448 isoform X2 — protein sequence MESSVKPKADSLLLEGITMLLSRWNGLQTAIQNQWGGHDSLLKSKQLASEILSWFSQSKEQPHAEDLENLLHESLLLSFNTDIEDGSIEEVAEQLMILHEEYLQGIH from the exons ATGGAATCATCAGTTAAGCCAAAGGCCGACTCTCTTCTCCTCGAGGGAATCACGATGCTCCTGTCCCGATGGAACGGGCTTCAAACGGCGATCCAGAACCAGTGGGGCGGCCACGATTCCCTCTTGAAATCGAAGCAGCTCGCTTCCGAGATCCTCTCTTGGTTTTCTCAATCCAAAG AGCAACCTCATGCAGAAGATTTGGAGAATTTGCTGCATGAAAGCTTGTTACTTTCTTTCAACACAGACATTGAAGATGGCAGCATTGAGGAA GTCGCGGAGCAATTGATGATTCTGCATGAAGAATACTTGCAAGGGATACATTAA